A single Silvibacterium dinghuense DNA region contains:
- a CDS encoding phosphatase PAP2 family protein, whose amino-acid sequence MKTSARSAVSLRRAACCALLAFASVSLATAQSMTAPAAAPAPSKATLEDLRGLAPVSALSNSEAGQAALAGNLTTTGDIQTGEIRQPTLLPFASQQQLALADVFAPGHNLGQLADGLGTTLGAAYLTRFHPIDREHATPLPPAVARLVDFAVATTGYHSNAAKFFFGNGTTDGKTPISPEAQAIYTEVHGSPDPFGRAYHLAAGSPGSDPYGDSRPFQTEPVFTHYMSIDYFHDPATNDTYNRGPLMDLTGNPSYPSGHTTYGYTGSLLLALLVPSRYQQMVARGAEYGNDRIIVGAHYAMDVLGGRALALHDMAHLLANDPAYVKDSPSKKMEPIGDFQAALKAARAELAPILETACGDRIDSCAAQDISRFSHPAADSAFYESTQNYNIAIAHPETVNKIEDVGKLAPEAGYLLTAAFPGLSLEEADRILTETEGPGGGFLDDGSSFGVYSRIDLYAAAGVAAQRTSK is encoded by the coding sequence ATGAAGACCTCCGCTCGCTCCGCTGTTTCGCTCCGCCGAGCCGCCTGCTGTGCCCTGCTCGCCTTTGCCTCCGTCTCCCTCGCCACAGCGCAGTCGATGACCGCGCCCGCCGCGGCTCCTGCGCCCTCAAAGGCTACGCTTGAAGACCTCCGCGGGCTTGCCCCGGTGAGCGCGCTCTCGAACAGCGAGGCCGGGCAAGCGGCACTGGCCGGGAACCTCACCACGACCGGAGACATTCAGACAGGCGAGATTCGCCAGCCCACGCTGCTGCCCTTCGCCTCGCAGCAGCAGCTCGCGCTGGCCGACGTCTTCGCGCCGGGGCACAACCTTGGCCAGCTTGCGGATGGCCTCGGCACCACGCTCGGCGCTGCGTACCTCACGCGCTTCCACCCCATCGACCGCGAGCACGCCACGCCGCTGCCCCCGGCCGTCGCGCGGCTGGTCGATTTCGCCGTCGCCACCACCGGCTACCACTCGAATGCGGCAAAGTTCTTCTTCGGCAACGGCACCACGGACGGCAAAACGCCGATCTCTCCCGAGGCCCAGGCCATCTACACCGAAGTGCACGGCAGCCCCGATCCCTTCGGCCGCGCCTATCATCTGGCCGCCGGCTCGCCCGGCTCCGATCCTTATGGCGACTCGCGCCCCTTCCAGACCGAGCCCGTCTTTACGCACTATATGAGCATCGATTACTTCCACGATCCGGCCACGAATGATACGTACAACCGCGGCCCGCTGATGGACCTGACCGGGAACCCCTCCTATCCGAGCGGCCACACGACTTATGGATACACGGGCTCGCTGCTGCTCGCATTGCTGGTGCCCTCGCGCTATCAACAGATGGTCGCGCGCGGCGCCGAGTACGGCAACGACCGCATTATTGTCGGCGCGCACTATGCGATGGATGTGCTCGGCGGACGCGCGCTGGCGCTGCACGATATGGCACACCTGCTGGCCAACGATCCTGCCTATGTGAAGGACTCGCCCAGCAAGAAGATGGAGCCGATCGGCGACTTCCAGGCCGCGCTCAAGGCCGCGCGCGCCGAGCTTGCGCCGATTCTCGAAACGGCCTGCGGCGACAGGATCGACAGCTGCGCCGCGCAGGACATCAGCCGCTTCAGCCATCCGGCAGCCGACAGCGCCTTCTACGAATCCACGCAGAACTACAACATCGCCATCGCTCATCCGGAAACGGTGAACAAGATCGAGGACGTGGGCAAACTTGCGCCCGAGGCCGGCTATCTGCTCACCGCAGCCTTCCCCGGCCTTTCGCTTGAAGAAGCCGACCGCATCCTCACTGAAACCGAGGGCCCCGGTGGCGGCTTCCTCGATGACGGCTCGAGCTTCGGTGTCTACTCGCGCATCGATCTCTATGCGGCGGCGGGTGTGGCGGCGCAACGCACAAGCAAATAA
- a CDS encoding CocE/NonD family hydrolase gives MREVLDVNGSRWLAVGLLSMSVCSGMGLMAQQVKLADPSLPSDDLPAKFVAPERQKDYDKRVVMVPMRDGTRLYTVIVVPKGAKNAPIVLTRTPYDAAHRAARADSDKMIEELPLSDEVFVKAGYIRVYQDIRGKYGSEGVYLMTAPPVNSGYNPSGADDTTDAYDTIDWLVKNVPESNGRVGMIGSSYEGFTVVMALLNPHPALKVAAPESPMVDGWMGDDWFHYGAFRQVNIDYVLGQTAARGSGPDVPHVHKDDYTNFLEAGSADAFARARGMEQLPFWKVMRDNPAYDGYWQSQALDKLIAKKKLTVPTMWEQGLWDQEDMWGAIHSYRALKAAGVPDSMNHLVMGPWFHSQVNREGRNLGPLVWATDTTAQWRQDVLLPFFNQYLKPGSPKADTPNAWIYNPGLDRWETKKVFPEACEAGCPVTSKPLYLQANGGLWFEKPATGEKFDEYVSDPAKPVPYVTRPVDGSNWRTWLVTDQRFVDGRPDVLTYVSEPLKEPMKLSGEPVVHLVASTSGTDSDWVVKLIDVQPESTPETAMSGYELPVGIDIFRGRYRTSFEHPEPIKPDTPLPYVFGLPMVNHTFLPGHRIMVQVQSTLFPLYDRNPQKYVDNIFTAKPEDYQKATQRIWHSGDDASYISLPVVPAEQ, from the coding sequence GTGCGCGAGGTGCTGGACGTGAATGGTTCGCGGTGGCTGGCGGTTGGCCTGCTGAGTATGAGTGTGTGTTCGGGTATGGGGCTGATGGCGCAGCAGGTGAAGCTGGCCGATCCCAGCCTGCCTTCGGATGATCTGCCGGCGAAGTTTGTCGCGCCGGAGCGGCAGAAGGATTACGACAAGCGCGTGGTGATGGTCCCCATGCGTGACGGCACCAGGCTCTACACCGTGATCGTGGTGCCGAAGGGTGCGAAGAATGCGCCGATCGTGCTGACGCGCACGCCTTACGATGCAGCGCACCGTGCGGCTCGCGCCGACTCCGACAAGATGATCGAGGAACTGCCGCTGAGCGACGAGGTCTTCGTCAAGGCCGGATACATCCGTGTATATCAGGACATTCGCGGTAAGTATGGCTCCGAAGGCGTGTACCTGATGACCGCTCCGCCGGTGAATTCGGGTTACAACCCGAGCGGCGCCGACGATACGACCGATGCCTACGACACCATCGACTGGCTGGTGAAGAACGTACCCGAGTCGAATGGGCGTGTCGGCATGATCGGTTCAAGCTACGAAGGTTTCACCGTCGTGATGGCGCTTCTCAATCCACATCCGGCGCTGAAGGTAGCCGCGCCTGAAAGCCCGATGGTCGATGGCTGGATGGGTGACGATTGGTTCCACTACGGCGCCTTCCGCCAGGTGAACATCGACTACGTGCTCGGGCAGACGGCGGCCCGCGGCTCGGGTCCGGATGTGCCGCATGTGCACAAGGACGATTACACGAACTTCCTCGAGGCCGGTTCGGCCGACGCCTTTGCGCGGGCGCGTGGCATGGAGCAGCTGCCTTTCTGGAAGGTGATGCGCGACAATCCTGCCTACGACGGCTACTGGCAATCGCAGGCGCTCGATAAGTTGATCGCGAAGAAGAAGCTGACCGTGCCTACGATGTGGGAGCAGGGTCTGTGGGATCAGGAAGACATGTGGGGCGCGATCCACAGCTACCGTGCGCTCAAGGCCGCGGGCGTGCCCGACTCGATGAACCACCTGGTGATGGGGCCCTGGTTCCACAGCCAGGTGAACCGCGAAGGCCGCAACCTTGGTCCTCTCGTGTGGGCCACGGATACCACCGCGCAGTGGCGCCAGGATGTGCTGCTGCCCTTCTTCAATCAGTACCTGAAACCGGGTTCGCCGAAGGCCGATACGCCGAACGCATGGATCTACAACCCTGGCCTCGATCGCTGGGAGACGAAGAAGGTCTTCCCTGAGGCCTGCGAAGCCGGTTGCCCTGTGACCTCGAAGCCGCTGTATCTGCAGGCGAACGGCGGACTCTGGTTCGAGAAGCCTGCAACGGGCGAGAAATTTGACGAATACGTCTCCGACCCTGCGAAGCCGGTGCCCTATGTCACGCGGCCGGTCGATGGTTCCAACTGGCGCACGTGGCTGGTCACCGATCAGCGCTTCGTCGATGGCAGGCCTGATGTACTGACCTACGTCAGCGAGCCGCTGAAGGAGCCGATGAAGCTCTCCGGTGAGCCGGTGGTGCATCTCGTCGCCTCGACCAGCGGCACGGATTCGGACTGGGTGGTGAAGCTGATCGACGTACAGCCGGAGTCGACGCCGGAGACGGCGATGAGTGGCTACGAACTGCCGGTGGGGATCGACATCTTCCGCGGCCGCTACCGCACCAGCTTCGAGCATCCGGAGCCGATCAAGCCGGATACGCCGCTGCCTTATGTCTTCGGGCTGCCGATGGTGAACCACACCTTCCTGCCCGGTCATCGCATTATGGTGCAGGTGCAGTCCACGCTCTTCCCGCTTTATGACCGCAATCCGCAGAAGTATGTCGACAACATCTTCACCGCGAAGCCCGAGGACTACCAGAAGGCCACGCAGAGAATCTGGCACTCCGGAGACGATGCGAGCTATATCAGCCTGCCGGTGGTTCCGGCGGAGCAGTAA
- a CDS encoding sulfite exporter TauE/SafE family protein yields MFVLAVVFIATLVRSAFGFGEALIAVPLLALFMPLQVAAPLAVLLSIAIAAVVVVQDWKHIHLRSASGLLGATVFGIPLGLLLLTHAHQELVKAGLGIFILLFAAYSLLSPDTLRLDREHQPLLLLAGFLAGILGGAYGMNGPPLVIYGSLRRWSPQHFRATLHAYFLPASILGMAGYWSAGLWTRTVTHEFLFSVPIALPAVFLGRALNHRFTGTGFLKYVYVGLMLIGGILLAETVTHRV; encoded by the coding sequence TTGTTTGTTCTGGCCGTTGTTTTTATCGCCACGCTGGTGCGGTCGGCATTTGGGTTTGGCGAGGCGTTGATCGCAGTGCCTCTGCTGGCGCTTTTCATGCCGCTGCAGGTGGCCGCGCCGCTGGCGGTGCTGCTTTCCATCGCGATCGCAGCGGTCGTCGTGGTCCAGGACTGGAAGCATATTCACCTGCGCAGCGCCTCAGGCCTGCTGGGAGCTACGGTCTTCGGTATCCCGCTCGGCCTGCTCCTGCTGACCCACGCACACCAGGAACTGGTGAAGGCGGGGCTGGGCATCTTCATCCTGCTCTTCGCAGCCTATTCGCTCCTCTCACCCGATACGCTCCGGCTGGATCGCGAGCACCAGCCGCTGCTTCTGCTGGCAGGATTCCTGGCCGGCATTCTTGGAGGAGCGTATGGCATGAACGGGCCCCCGCTGGTCATCTACGGTTCGCTCCGGAGATGGTCGCCACAGCACTTTCGTGCGACCCTGCACGCATATTTTTTGCCTGCCAGCATATTGGGGATGGCGGGCTACTGGAGCGCCGGCCTGTGGACTCGCACGGTGACGCATGAGTTTCTGTTTTCGGTGCCGATTGCGCTGCCCGCGGTCTTCCTTGGGCGGGCTCTCAACCACCGCTTCACCGGCACGGGATTTCTCAAATATGTGTATGTGGGGCTCATGCTGATTGGCGGCATACTGCTTGCCGAAACAGTGACGCACCGGGTGTGA
- a CDS encoding 3-deoxy-7-phosphoheptulonate synthase, translating into MTYQTNNLRIRSSKVVIPPVFLEEEMPLTESASRTVFEARQQIANILNGADDRPVVVVGPCSIHDPAAAKEYAGLLKAAITELSSDLMIVMRVYFEKPRTTLGWKGLINDPYFDDSFRISDGLRMARRLLLELAEMGVPAGTEYLDMISPQYVSDLVSWGAIGARTTESQVHRQLASGLSCPVGFKNGTSGNTQIAIEAILSASHPHTFLGTTETGQSAILLTSGNPDCHIILRGGRGVTNYDAEAVASTVAQMGKTGVPARIMIDCSHANSGKDHRRQGAVCRDVAGQIAGGNRHVMGIMIESNLVAGAQSLVNGKAPVYGQSITDACIDWPETLVLLRELAEATRARRARP; encoded by the coding sequence ATGACGTACCAGACAAACAACCTCCGTATCCGGTCCAGCAAAGTCGTTATTCCTCCCGTCTTCCTCGAGGAGGAGATGCCCCTCACCGAAAGCGCCTCGCGCACCGTCTTCGAGGCGCGGCAGCAGATCGCGAACATTCTCAACGGGGCGGACGACCGGCCTGTGGTCGTCGTCGGGCCATGCTCGATCCACGATCCAGCCGCAGCCAAGGAATATGCCGGACTGCTCAAGGCGGCCATCACCGAGCTCTCCAGCGACCTGATGATTGTGATGCGCGTGTACTTCGAGAAGCCGCGCACCACCCTCGGCTGGAAGGGGCTCATCAACGATCCCTACTTCGACGATTCCTTCCGCATCAGTGATGGACTGCGCATGGCCCGCCGCCTGCTCCTCGAGCTGGCCGAGATGGGTGTGCCCGCCGGCACCGAATACCTGGACATGATTTCGCCGCAGTACGTCTCCGACCTGGTAAGCTGGGGCGCCATCGGCGCACGCACCACCGAGAGCCAGGTGCATCGCCAGCTGGCTTCCGGGCTGTCGTGCCCGGTCGGCTTCAAGAACGGCACCTCGGGCAACACACAGATCGCCATCGAGGCCATCCTCTCGGCGAGCCATCCGCACACCTTCCTCGGCACCACGGAGACGGGGCAGTCGGCCATCCTGCTGACCTCGGGGAATCCAGACTGCCACATCATTCTGCGTGGGGGGCGCGGGGTCACGAATTACGATGCCGAGGCCGTAGCCTCGACCGTCGCGCAGATGGGGAAGACGGGCGTACCGGCACGCATCATGATCGATTGCAGCCACGCCAACAGCGGCAAAGACCATCGCCGGCAAGGCGCGGTGTGCCGCGATGTAGCCGGCCAGATCGCCGGCGGCAACCGCCATGTGATGGGCATCATGATCGAGAGCAATCTGGTGGCCGGCGCGCAGTCGCTGGTAAACGGCAAGGCTCCGGTCTACGGGCAGAGCATCACTGACGCCTGCATCGACTGGCCGGAGACGCTGGTGCTGCTGCGCGAACTGGCCGAGGCCACGCGGGCGCGGCGTGCACGCCCCTGA
- a CDS encoding MGH1-like glycoside hydrolase domain-containing protein, with product MGYIAGMAEARGCVRVMRASWSRREFVRSAAAVGATVLTGSRTVFAAARPKIVEADAAWRVTWDAAIATLAGNVASTLPKYAKPCLIEGSTYRGIWQECGPHEGLVYAQLKRWLPAGNVDPLDVARNNHMAFFALQREDGQLPASVKMSDVGFAQIQMVVPIAATAWELAQLRADDKLLHTAYRACSDWDAWLRRYRNTRGTGLVEGFCTYDTGHDNSPRWKGMPNRCADGDARKCPAAPGLPRLCPDLSATVFGARRALAEMARALGRREDEARWLEDAEQIRKLTLDKLYSEEDAAFYDLDSDNRFVRVRSDVISRVLGEHVLDTSQRHDRTIFEAVWKRQLHNPHAFWAPYPLTSIAVDDPAFVRPIPRNSWGGASQALTALRAPRWMRHYGQDEAERVLMHAWCDAIARHAEFRQQLDPETGVFTQPDPGGYSPAALVFLAFAAALSAAE from the coding sequence ATGGGCTATATCGCGGGCATGGCGGAAGCGCGGGGATGCGTGCGCGTGATGCGGGCATCATGGTCGCGCAGGGAGTTTGTTCGCAGCGCCGCGGCAGTGGGAGCCACAGTCCTGACCGGTAGCCGGACTGTATTTGCAGCTGCGCGGCCGAAGATCGTCGAGGCAGACGCTGCGTGGCGTGTGACCTGGGATGCGGCGATCGCGACGCTTGCAGGGAATGTCGCTTCTACGCTGCCAAAATATGCAAAGCCCTGCCTGATCGAAGGCAGCACCTATCGTGGCATCTGGCAGGAGTGTGGCCCGCACGAGGGATTGGTCTATGCGCAGCTGAAGCGCTGGCTGCCCGCCGGAAATGTCGATCCTCTGGATGTGGCGCGGAACAATCACATGGCCTTCTTCGCCTTGCAGCGCGAGGATGGTCAGCTGCCTGCCAGCGTGAAGATGAGCGACGTCGGCTTTGCGCAGATTCAGATGGTGGTGCCGATTGCCGCGACCGCATGGGAGCTGGCGCAGCTGCGCGCCGACGACAAGCTGCTGCACACCGCCTACCGCGCCTGCTCGGACTGGGATGCATGGCTGCGGCGCTATCGCAACACCCGCGGCACGGGGCTGGTGGAGGGCTTCTGCACCTACGACACGGGACACGACAACAGTCCGCGCTGGAAAGGGATGCCGAACCGCTGCGCCGACGGTGATGCGCGGAAGTGTCCTGCTGCGCCGGGGCTGCCGCGACTCTGCCCGGACCTCTCTGCAACCGTCTTTGGTGCGCGGCGCGCACTCGCAGAGATGGCGCGTGCGCTGGGCCGCCGCGAAGACGAGGCGCGCTGGCTCGAGGATGCCGAACAGATCCGGAAGCTGACCCTCGACAAGCTTTACTCCGAGGAGGATGCCGCCTTCTACGATCTCGACAGCGACAATCGCTTTGTGCGCGTGCGCTCGGATGTGATCAGCCGGGTGCTGGGCGAGCATGTGCTCGACACGAGCCAGCGGCATGACCGCACCATCTTTGAAGCGGTGTGGAAGCGGCAGCTGCATAACCCGCATGCCTTCTGGGCCCCGTATCCGCTGACCAGCATTGCCGTGGATGACCCTGCCTTCGTGCGGCCCATCCCGCGCAACTCCTGGGGCGGAGCTTCGCAGGCGCTCACAGCATTGCGTGCGCCGCGATGGATGCGGCATTACGGGCAGGACGAAGCCGAGCGCGTGCTGATGCACGCCTGGTGCGACGCTATTGCGAGGCACGCGGAGTTCCGGCAGCAGCTCGATCCGGAGACCGGCGTCTTCACCCAGCCCGATCCGGGAGGCTACTCGCCTGCGGCTCTGGTATTCCTGGCCTTTGCGGCGGCTCTCAGCGCGGCAGAGTAA
- a CDS encoding MerC domain-containing protein, whose amino-acid sequence MQKSTCSSPFTTDHLGMWTSWLCVAHCLLTPVLLSMSAVLAHFLPSEEHVHRTLAVFIAFVGALALVRGFRRHRRRRVIALMASGLAIIFFTAFYGEHLPSHAVEVSVTFCGSLLMISAHRINHTFCKRCDCAPAKTNA is encoded by the coding sequence ATGCAAAAATCCACCTGCAGCTCTCCCTTCACCACCGACCATCTCGGCATGTGGACTTCGTGGCTCTGCGTCGCGCACTGCCTGCTCACGCCTGTGCTGCTCTCGATGTCCGCAGTGCTCGCACACTTTCTTCCCTCCGAGGAGCATGTTCACCGCACGCTCGCCGTCTTCATCGCCTTTGTCGGCGCACTTGCGCTGGTGCGCGGATTCCGCCGCCATCGCCGCCGCCGCGTCATCGCGCTGATGGCCTCAGGTCTGGCCATTATCTTCTTCACTGCCTTTTACGGAGAACATCTGCCCAGTCATGCGGTCGAAGTCTCGGTCACTTTCTGCGGCAGCCTGCTGATGATCTCTGCCCACCGCATCAACCATACCTTCTGCAAGCGCTGTGACTGCGCTCCGGCCAAGACAAACGCCTGA
- a CDS encoding DUF1003 domain-containing protein codes for MPCNPEELKHVPLFELFDEEELAVLASQVELKQFSARQRIFKIGEPSRCAYVLLSGHIRVTTVDEDQQDVILDEPAHGDVFGFASMMDQTAHQSSAMAMEESVCLEIDRHDIATLLQRKPLAGLDMLTMLGRQFHATQRLIQLRAHRNANEIIEEESTFGERVADMVAGFGGSWKFIISFTTVLIVYTALNIFLSHRAWDPYPFILLNLFLSMLAALQAPVIMMSQNRQDAKDRLRSELDFEVNRRAESEIQALSRKLSLLADQVSDIEDGLRTTAPKG; via the coding sequence ATGCCCTGTAACCCTGAGGAACTGAAACACGTTCCACTCTTTGAATTATTCGACGAGGAAGAACTCGCCGTGCTGGCCAGCCAGGTCGAGCTCAAGCAGTTTTCCGCCCGGCAGCGCATCTTTAAAATCGGCGAGCCCTCGCGCTGCGCCTATGTGTTGCTCTCCGGCCACATCCGCGTCACTACCGTCGATGAGGATCAGCAGGATGTGATTCTCGACGAGCCCGCGCACGGCGACGTCTTCGGCTTCGCCTCCATGATGGATCAGACCGCGCACCAATCGAGCGCCATGGCCATGGAGGAATCCGTCTGCCTCGAAATCGACCGCCATGACATTGCCACGCTGCTGCAGCGCAAACCGCTTGCCGGCCTCGACATGCTCACCATGCTCGGCCGCCAGTTTCACGCCACGCAGCGGCTCATCCAGCTCCGCGCGCACCGCAATGCCAACGAGATCATCGAAGAGGAGTCCACCTTCGGAGAACGGGTTGCAGACATGGTCGCCGGCTTCGGCGGCTCGTGGAAATTCATCATCAGCTTTACGACCGTACTCATCGTCTACACCGCTCTGAACATCTTCCTCAGCCACAGGGCCTGGGACCCCTACCCCTTCATCCTGCTCAATCTTTTCCTCTCCATGCTCGCGGCACTGCAGGCTCCGGTGATCATGATGAGCCAGAATCGCCAGGACGCGAAGGACCGGCTCCGCAGCGAGCTGGATTTCGAGGTCAACCGCCGCGCCGAATCGGAGATCCAGGCTCTCTCACGCAAGCTGTCCCTGCTCGCCGACCAGGTCAGCGATATCGAAGACGGTCTGCGCACAACAGCGCCCAAGGGGTAG
- a CDS encoding aldehyde dehydrogenase family protein, translating to MATSTPVQIDPLHYGYPVTFQKRYGNYIGGEWVPPVSGQYFENITPVTGKVLCEIPRSGEADVEKALDAAYKAKKGWAKTSVTERSNILIKIAERIEENLELLAAAETWDNGKPIRETTAADVPLSADHFRYFAGAIRAQQGGISEIDHETVAYHYHEPLGVVGQIIPWNFPLLMAAWKLAPALAAGNCVVLKPAEQTPVSILLLLEIVGDLLPAGVLNVINGFGREVGKELATNPRINKVAFTGSTATGRLIMQYASENIIPMTLELGGKSPNIFFEDVLRDDDDYLDKAIEGMVLFAFNQGEVCTCPSRALIQESIYDRFMEKALKRVKAIKQANPLDKDTMIGAQASKQQFEKIMSYLDLGRKEGAELLIGGEAAKLEGDLAGGFYIQPTIFKGHNKMRIFQEEIFGPVLSVTTFKNDDEALEIANDTLYGLGAGVWTRDLNRAHRFGRDIEAGRVWTNCYHLYPAHAAFGGYKQSGIGRENHLMMLEHYQQTKNQLISYSTKKLGFF from the coding sequence ATGGCTACCTCTACTCCCGTCCAGATCGATCCCCTGCACTACGGATATCCTGTCACCTTCCAGAAGCGATACGGCAACTACATCGGCGGCGAATGGGTTCCGCCGGTCAGCGGCCAGTATTTTGAGAACATCACCCCGGTCACCGGCAAGGTGCTCTGCGAGATTCCCCGCTCCGGCGAGGCCGACGTCGAAAAGGCCCTCGACGCCGCGTACAAAGCTAAGAAAGGCTGGGCCAAGACCTCCGTCACCGAACGCTCGAACATCCTCATCAAGATTGCCGAACGCATCGAAGAGAACCTCGAGCTGCTGGCCGCGGCCGAGACCTGGGACAATGGCAAACCGATCCGCGAGACCACGGCAGCCGACGTTCCGCTCAGCGCCGACCACTTCCGCTACTTCGCCGGGGCTATCCGCGCGCAACAGGGCGGTATCTCGGAGATCGATCACGAGACCGTCGCCTATCACTACCACGAGCCGCTGGGTGTCGTCGGCCAGATCATCCCCTGGAACTTCCCGCTGCTGATGGCCGCATGGAAACTGGCTCCGGCACTGGCCGCGGGCAACTGCGTGGTGCTCAAGCCCGCGGAACAGACACCCGTCTCCATCCTGCTGCTGCTCGAAATCGTCGGCGATCTGCTGCCTGCGGGCGTGCTGAATGTCATTAACGGCTTCGGCCGCGAGGTCGGCAAGGAGCTGGCCACCAACCCGCGCATCAACAAGGTCGCATTCACCGGCTCGACCGCGACGGGCCGCCTTATCATGCAATACGCCTCCGAGAACATCATTCCCATGACGCTCGAACTCGGCGGCAAATCGCCCAACATCTTCTTCGAGGATGTGCTTCGCGACGACGATGATTACCTCGACAAGGCCATTGAGGGCATGGTGCTCTTCGCCTTCAACCAGGGCGAGGTCTGCACCTGTCCTTCGCGCGCCCTGATTCAGGAATCCATCTACGACCGCTTCATGGAAAAGGCGCTCAAGCGGGTCAAGGCCATCAAGCAGGCCAATCCGCTCGACAAGGACACGATGATCGGTGCCCAGGCCTCGAAACAGCAGTTTGAAAAGATCATGTCCTATCTCGATCTTGGCCGGAAGGAAGGTGCGGAGCTGCTCATCGGCGGCGAAGCGGCGAAGCTTGAAGGCGACCTGGCCGGCGGCTTCTACATCCAGCCGACGATCTTCAAAGGCCACAACAAGATGCGCATCTTCCAGGAGGAGATCTTCGGCCCCGTTCTCTCGGTCACCACGTTCAAGAACGATGACGAAGCCCTGGAAATCGCCAACGACACGCTCTACGGCCTCGGCGCCGGCGTCTGGACACGCGACCTGAACCGCGCCCACCGCTTCGGCCGCGATATCGAAGCGGGCCGCGTCTGGACCAACTGCTATCACCTCTATCCCGCCCATGCAGCCTTCGGCGGCTACAAGCAGAGCGGCATCGGCCGCGAAAACCACCTGATGATGCTGGAGCACTATCAGCAGACCAAGAACCAGCTCATCAGCTACAGCACCAAGAAGCTGGGATTCTTCTAA
- a CDS encoding DUF779 domain-containing protein: MPEVPDQVTATPAALKLIDELKAEHGPIMFYQSGGCCEGSAPMCFPEGEFRIGSRDVKLGEIGGAPFYISKPQFEYWKHTQLVIDVTPGFGAAFSLEGPGGLQFLTRSHVFTDDEIHTLRDAGRI, translated from the coding sequence ATGCCTGAAGTTCCCGATCAGGTCACTGCCACGCCCGCGGCCTTGAAGCTCATCGATGAGCTCAAGGCCGAGCACGGGCCGATCATGTTCTACCAGTCCGGGGGATGCTGCGAGGGCTCCGCGCCCATGTGCTTCCCCGAGGGCGAGTTCCGCATCGGCAGCCGCGACGTGAAACTCGGCGAGATCGGCGGCGCGCCGTTCTATATCTCGAAACCGCAGTTCGAGTACTGGAAGCACACCCAACTCGTCATCGACGTCACGCCCGGTTTCGGCGCGGCGTTCTCGCTCGAGGGGCCCGGCGGCCTGCAGTTCCTTACCCGCTCCCATGTCTTTACCGACGACGAGATTCACACCCTGCGCGACGCCGGCCGTATCTGA